One genomic region from Reichenbachiella ulvae encodes:
- a CDS encoding glycoside hydrolase encodes MSRWRQDMGIIRCIIIICLFIGMTSCESPEESIACVETDPCDCPQASKEDCQEKEGEEPNEEVDKEEVDYLTLSLDLDKTFQQIKSFGASDAWSIQFVGKNWNENSREKIAELLFSTEFDESNDPKGIGLSTWRFNIGAGSAEQGANSNINDEWRRAEGFLNADGSYDWNKQEGQQWFLERALSYGVDDFTAFLNSPPVSLTRNGMAYSEDGVSANLDEANFDKYADFIVEVLQNMQSKVGVHFDHVSPFNEPQWEWKCCNQEGSPWNNEEMAAMTRVLDEKISTAQIDTKIEVTEAGSLDFLYSNERDSRRNDQIYNFFSPTRDTYIGDLDNVAMSIAGHSYFTTYDLSTLLNTRKLVNDKINEINPELDFIMSEYCILEDHEEIKGSGRDLGMDPALYLARVIHSDLVYANAVSWQWWLAVSPYDYKDGLIYIDHNTVAGNVYESKMLWSLGNYSRFIRPGMTRISLERSDKLSDIAAIEEMLPSAYKSEDEVVIVLVNQTEEAEKVVIEGLSDGYSSIDLFQTSETKSLDHVRTYQDVNSEIIIAARSIVTLVIK; translated from the coding sequence ATGAGTAGATGGAGACAGGACATGGGAATTATTAGATGCATAATTATTATATGTTTGTTTATTGGAATGACATCATGTGAATCTCCTGAAGAAAGTATTGCATGTGTCGAAACTGATCCGTGTGATTGCCCACAAGCCTCCAAGGAAGATTGTCAAGAGAAAGAAGGCGAAGAACCAAACGAGGAAGTTGATAAAGAAGAGGTAGATTATTTGACTTTGAGTTTAGACTTGGATAAGACTTTTCAACAAATAAAAAGTTTTGGTGCTTCTGATGCATGGTCTATACAATTTGTTGGAAAGAACTGGAATGAAAATTCTCGCGAAAAAATAGCTGAGTTACTGTTTAGTACTGAGTTTGATGAATCAAATGATCCAAAAGGTATAGGTTTAAGTACGTGGCGATTCAATATAGGAGCCGGTAGTGCTGAGCAAGGTGCTAATAGTAATATCAATGATGAATGGAGAAGAGCCGAAGGATTTTTAAACGCCGATGGAAGTTATGATTGGAATAAACAGGAAGGGCAACAATGGTTTCTGGAAAGAGCGTTGAGTTATGGTGTTGATGACTTTACTGCATTTTTAAACAGTCCGCCAGTCTCATTGACTAGAAATGGTATGGCTTATTCAGAAGATGGAGTAAGTGCCAATTTAGATGAAGCTAATTTTGATAAGTATGCAGACTTCATAGTAGAAGTGTTGCAAAACATGCAATCCAAAGTAGGAGTCCATTTTGATCATGTGAGTCCATTTAATGAGCCGCAATGGGAATGGAAGTGCTGTAATCAAGAAGGTAGTCCATGGAACAATGAGGAAATGGCGGCAATGACGAGAGTTTTAGACGAGAAAATTTCAACGGCTCAAATCGATACCAAAATTGAAGTTACTGAAGCAGGAAGCTTAGATTTTCTTTATTCCAATGAAAGGGATAGCCGTAGAAATGATCAAATTTATAATTTCTTTAGCCCAACGAGAGATACATATATTGGAGATCTCGACAATGTAGCAATGAGTATTGCTGGCCATAGTTACTTTACTACATATGATCTCAGTACTTTATTGAATACACGCAAACTGGTCAATGATAAGATCAATGAAATTAATCCTGAGTTGGACTTTATTATGTCAGAATACTGTATTCTAGAAGATCACGAAGAGATAAAAGGAAGTGGTCGTGATTTAGGTATGGATCCTGCATTGTATTTGGCACGTGTAATTCATTCAGACTTGGTTTATGCGAATGCAGTTTCATGGCAGTGGTGGTTGGCTGTGAGCCCTTATGATTATAAAGACGGCTTGATATATATCGATCATAATACTGTGGCGGGTAATGTATATGAGTCCAAAATGCTTTGGTCTTTGGGTAATTATTCACGATTTATTAGACCAGGTATGACGCGAATTTCTTTAGAAAGGTCCGATAAACTAAGTGATATTGCCGCGATTGAGGAGATGCTTCCATCTGCCTATAAATCGGAAGATGAGGTGGTCATAGTATTAGTTAATCAAACTGAAGAGGCAGAAAAAGTTGTAATTGAAGGGCTGAGTGATGGCTATTCTAGTATTGACCTGTTTCAGACAAGTGAGACTAAAAGCTTGGATCATGTTAGGACGTATCAGGATGTGAATTCAGAAATTATCATCGCAGCGCGATCTATTGTTACTTTAGTCATCAAATAG
- a CDS encoding RagB/SusD family nutrient uptake outer membrane protein — protein MKRLYITLLTTVFAIGLWSCEDDFLNKKSTDLSDDLIWSDPDLAETYLMNLYTSVRLANKEPNKWEGSAGLTRGHHWALFSSISDESIYSNDDQTYLIQTGQLSPSNYGFTSTSWGRNYLGIRECNDALQKIPTLEIDDSKMNELLAEVRFIRAVRYFELLRGFGGVPLIGDRVVQLDDSFDGLYERSTIDETVDYIINELEFAINNLPEQGVQQMGRATAEAAMGFKARTLLYAASPLFGTESSAKWQAAADAAGEIIALGKFDLVDDLDADPAENYRLLFLQGETSEDIFMRHYTQTSRSFPMEKMNAPNGYGGWGGNCPMQNLVDDYEMDNGLAIDEAGSGYDDQNPYVNRDPRFYATVLYNGVEYRGRELETFLPGGLDSPDGNEPWNTSPTGYYLRKFMDETSDLNNYDITGGVTPWRYMRYAEILLSYAEAQNEATGPNTAGIGGLTATEAVNLVRERAGLPLLSGLSQAQLRDKIRNERRVELAFEEHRYYDVRRWMIAMDVENEAAAKVAITRAEDGTLSFDYSQEALTGKSFSEQHYWFPIPIDEITKSNSQLEQNPNYN, from the coding sequence ATGAAAAGACTTTATATAACATTACTAACAACAGTTTTCGCTATCGGACTGTGGTCATGCGAGGACGATTTCTTAAACAAGAAGTCAACAGATCTTTCTGATGATTTGATATGGTCTGATCCTGACTTGGCAGAAACGTATTTAATGAATCTTTATACAAGTGTTAGGTTAGCCAACAAAGAACCCAATAAATGGGAAGGCTCTGCTGGTCTGACAAGAGGACACCACTGGGCATTATTTTCATCAATTTCGGATGAGTCAATTTATTCTAATGATGACCAGACTTACTTGATACAAACGGGACAATTGAGTCCTAGTAACTATGGGTTTACAAGTACGTCATGGGGTCGGAATTATCTTGGGATAAGAGAATGCAATGATGCCTTGCAAAAGATTCCTACCCTAGAAATTGATGACTCTAAAATGAACGAATTACTAGCCGAAGTAAGGTTCATTCGGGCAGTTCGGTATTTCGAGTTGCTAAGAGGTTTCGGTGGAGTACCGTTAATTGGTGATCGTGTAGTTCAACTCGATGATAGTTTTGATGGCTTGTATGAGAGATCAACAATAGATGAGACGGTAGATTATATCATTAACGAACTAGAATTTGCTATTAACAATCTTCCAGAGCAAGGGGTGCAGCAAATGGGACGTGCCACTGCAGAAGCAGCCATGGGATTCAAAGCTAGAACTCTACTTTATGCAGCTAGTCCACTGTTTGGTACAGAGTCTAGTGCTAAGTGGCAAGCTGCAGCTGATGCTGCTGGTGAGATTATTGCATTGGGGAAATTTGACCTGGTAGATGATCTAGATGCTGATCCGGCGGAGAATTATAGGCTCTTGTTTCTTCAGGGAGAAACTTCAGAGGATATTTTCATGAGGCATTACACCCAAACCTCTCGTAGTTTTCCTATGGAGAAAATGAATGCACCAAACGGATATGGTGGATGGGGTGGAAACTGTCCAATGCAAAATTTGGTGGATGATTATGAAATGGATAATGGTTTAGCAATTGATGAGGCAGGGTCTGGTTACGATGATCAAAACCCGTATGTAAACAGAGATCCACGTTTTTATGCCACTGTGCTTTATAATGGAGTGGAATACAGAGGTAGAGAGCTAGAGACCTTTTTACCAGGAGGATTGGATAGTCCAGATGGTAATGAGCCATGGAATACTTCACCTACCGGATACTATCTTAGAAAGTTCATGGATGAAACTTCGGACTTGAATAACTATGATATCACTGGAGGAGTTACGCCTTGGAGGTATATGCGATATGCAGAGATTTTATTGTCATATGCCGAAGCACAAAACGAAGCTACCGGACCGAATACAGCTGGAATTGGAGGACTGACTGCAACAGAGGCTGTAAACCTTGTTAGAGAAAGAGCGGGCTTACCGCTATTGTCTGGGTTAAGCCAAGCTCAATTAAGGGATAAAATTAGAAATGAGAGAAGAGTAGAGCTGGCTTTCGAAGAGCATAGATATTATGATGTTAGGAGATGGATGATTGCCATGGATGTGGAAAATGAAGCGGCAGCAAAAGTGGCTATAACTAGAGCTGAGGATGGGACATTAAGTTTTGACTATTCACAAGAGGCACTTACAGGAAAGTCCTTTTCAGAGCAACACTATTGGTTTCCCATTCCTATTGACGAGATAACGAAATCTAATAGTCAATTAGAGCAGAACCCCAATTACAACTAA
- a CDS encoding SusC/RagA family TonB-linked outer membrane protein, which yields MNRKYTKHVLLLLCLVMSGFATLAQSITVSGKILASDLQDALPGVTVLQKGTTKGTVTNMDGEFSIEVPSDATLSISYVGYLSKEIPVNGRSTIDIVLDADVQALEEVIVVGYGEQAKETLVSSVSSVQGKELQKSPQPNLSNSFAGRISGVIATTASGEPGFDGSQLLIRGQGSNGDNSPLIVVDGVASQLGGLERLDPNNIQSISVLKDASAAIYGSRAANGVILVTTKGGVKSEPVFTFTYNHGFVRPTRIPEMASSAQYGEILNEIAYYNNPGGGLNQTYTEEELELFRNGSDPVNYANTDWLNEVIAPISYQDQQSLSIGGGGETTQYFVSLGRRHQEGIYKNGITEFEQINLRTNVDVNATDYLKIGAKLNVRQEKGTYSTTSAEGVFRAAYRAQPSLVPYYDGVGYGIGSERANNPLVLVTDTPGKDTQPKTVLNTILDFDYKLPFAESFSVKGFVSVDKSFKEQKKFELPYVVYQPVPNSDPMEFSEVPNNIASPQLYQRRDNEQLVTAHAALHFNKAINDHYVSAFVAYEQSEYKSDYMEAFRRGFNSDAVDELNQGPEGVDENENPYGTNGGDSFQESRRNYFGRVSYDYAGKYLLEGQLRYDGSSKFAEGNQYGFFWSVSGGWRISEEAFFNVEAINNLKIRASYGVIGNDKIPDFQFLNRYQNIGAGYVVDGVPVTRYVISQLANENITWEESKKLDIGLETTVFQHFTIEADYFHETRDGLLIEPRDLPWVSGIINEWDATNDANDIVPAIVPQQNIGTVENSGFEGQISYDQSINNLNFFISANATYAKSKVVDIRDPEVIEWKKAEGKPLFAGLYYEAVGIFRTPEDIENNPSLPNNKVGDLMYKDVDGNGEITANDQVRSDLTNVPQLVYGVSAGLDWKSFDFSFLLQGQGLSEQYFLPESGTIGNYTKTWADNRYSPSNIAGSYPRVDTRTSSSVNGGNEFRTDFWLVNTSFVRLKNIELGYSLPVDLISKVRLTSARIYVNALNLATFTASDDFDPEVTNIQGHAYPQHKIFNVGATIKF from the coding sequence ATGAATAGAAAATATACAAAACATGTACTGCTTCTTTTGTGCCTAGTTATGAGTGGTTTTGCCACCCTAGCACAAAGCATTACGGTAAGTGGAAAGATATTGGCGAGCGATTTACAAGATGCCTTGCCTGGTGTTACAGTACTTCAGAAGGGTACTACTAAGGGAACTGTTACTAATATGGATGGGGAGTTTAGCATTGAAGTTCCTTCTGATGCAACATTGAGTATTTCTTATGTTGGATATCTTTCTAAAGAGATTCCTGTAAATGGTCGAAGTACAATTGATATTGTGCTTGACGCAGATGTACAGGCGTTGGAGGAAGTGATTGTTGTTGGGTATGGTGAACAGGCGAAAGAGACTTTAGTTAGCTCTGTATCTTCTGTTCAAGGTAAGGAACTTCAGAAAAGTCCTCAGCCTAACCTTTCAAATTCATTTGCAGGTAGGATATCGGGAGTTATTGCAACTACAGCTTCCGGTGAGCCGGGGTTTGATGGGTCGCAACTTTTGATTAGAGGACAAGGTTCCAATGGAGATAATAGTCCTTTAATTGTAGTAGATGGTGTTGCCAGTCAGTTAGGTGGACTTGAGCGTTTGGATCCAAATAACATTCAGAGTATTTCAGTTTTGAAGGATGCATCTGCTGCTATATATGGTTCAAGAGCTGCCAATGGAGTTATATTAGTTACAACTAAGGGAGGAGTGAAAAGTGAACCAGTTTTTACCTTCACTTATAATCATGGTTTTGTTAGACCAACTCGAATTCCGGAAATGGCAAGTTCTGCTCAATATGGTGAGATATTGAACGAAATAGCTTACTATAACAACCCTGGGGGGGGACTGAATCAGACTTATACTGAAGAAGAACTCGAATTGTTTAGAAATGGTAGTGATCCCGTCAACTACGCAAATACAGATTGGCTGAATGAAGTGATTGCTCCAATCAGTTATCAAGACCAGCAAAGTCTGTCAATTGGAGGGGGAGGAGAAACTACCCAGTATTTTGTTTCATTAGGCAGGAGACATCAGGAAGGAATCTACAAAAATGGGATTACGGAATTTGAACAAATCAATTTAAGAACCAATGTTGATGTCAATGCTACTGATTATTTGAAAATTGGCGCCAAGCTTAATGTAAGACAGGAAAAGGGAACTTATTCAACTACATCTGCTGAAGGTGTATTCAGAGCCGCATATAGAGCTCAGCCTAGTTTGGTGCCTTACTATGATGGTGTTGGTTATGGTATTGGTTCAGAAAGAGCCAATAATCCTTTGGTATTGGTTACTGATACACCTGGTAAGGATACACAACCTAAGACTGTGCTCAATACCATACTAGATTTTGATTACAAGCTTCCGTTTGCTGAGTCATTTTCGGTCAAGGGTTTTGTGTCGGTTGATAAATCATTCAAGGAGCAGAAGAAGTTTGAATTGCCATATGTTGTATATCAACCAGTGCCTAATTCTGACCCCATGGAGTTCTCGGAGGTTCCTAATAACATTGCTTCCCCACAGCTTTACCAAAGACGTGATAATGAACAGCTGGTAACGGCACATGCGGCTTTACATTTTAATAAAGCCATTAATGATCATTATGTTTCTGCTTTTGTGGCTTACGAACAGAGTGAATACAAGTCTGATTACATGGAAGCATTTAGAAGAGGATTTAATTCTGATGCTGTCGATGAACTCAATCAAGGACCCGAAGGAGTTGATGAAAATGAGAATCCCTATGGTACCAATGGAGGTGATAGTTTTCAAGAAAGTCGAAGAAATTATTTTGGTAGAGTGTCCTATGACTATGCTGGTAAGTATTTGTTGGAAGGACAGTTGAGATATGATGGCTCTTCAAAATTCGCAGAAGGGAATCAGTATGGTTTCTTTTGGAGTGTATCTGGAGGTTGGAGAATATCTGAAGAAGCATTTTTCAATGTGGAAGCTATTAACAATCTCAAAATTCGTGCTTCCTATGGTGTAATTGGAAATGACAAGATACCAGATTTTCAGTTTTTGAATAGATACCAAAATATTGGTGCTGGATACGTGGTAGATGGTGTGCCAGTTACTCGTTACGTCATTAGTCAATTGGCAAACGAGAACATTACTTGGGAAGAATCCAAGAAACTAGACATCGGATTGGAAACGACTGTTTTTCAACATTTCACAATTGAGGCTGATTACTTTCATGAGACCAGAGATGGATTATTGATTGAGCCAAGAGATTTGCCATGGGTTTCGGGTATTATCAATGAATGGGATGCAACCAATGATGCTAATGATATAGTTCCTGCGATTGTTCCACAACAAAATATTGGTACCGTTGAAAATTCAGGGTTTGAAGGTCAGATATCTTATGATCAATCGATCAATAATTTGAATTTTTTTATAAGTGCCAATGCTACTTATGCAAAAAGTAAGGTGGTTGATATTAGAGATCCAGAAGTGATTGAATGGAAGAAAGCTGAAGGAAAACCACTTTTTGCAGGACTTTATTACGAAGCAGTGGGTATCTTTAGAACACCAGAAGATATAGAAAATAATCCTAGTCTACCCAATAATAAAGTAGGGGACTTAATGTACAAGGATGTGGATGGTAATGGTGAGATCACTGCCAATGATCAGGTGAGATCAGATTTGACAAATGTACCCCAATTGGTATATGGTGTTTCCGCTGGATTGGATTGGAAGAGTTTCGATTTCTCTTTCTTGTTACAAGGACAAGGTCTTTCAGAGCAGTATTTTCTTCCAGAGTCAGGGACTATTGGTAACTATACCAAGACATGGGCTGATAACCGTTATAGCCCTTCCAATATTGCAGGTAGTTACCCTCGGGTAGATACGAGAACCTCAAGTAGTGTAAATGGAGGTAATGAATTCAGAACGGATTTTTGGTTAGTAAATACTTCGTTTGTTCGACTCAAAAATATTGAGTTAGGTTATAGTCTACCTGTCGATTTGATTAGCAAAGTTAGACTGACTTCAGCCAGGATTTATGTCAATGCGCTAAACTTGGCCACTTTCACGGCGTCAGACGACTTTGATCCTGAAGTGACCAATATTCAGGGACATGCATATCCTCAGCACAAAATTTTTAATGTAGGAGCAACCATTAAATTCTAA
- a CDS encoding Tn7-like element transposition protein TnsE, translating to MSVLPKAIHILAKKIGKEFTYDLLTFETNNKFKSIGLLDRKSLVVKFDIGQPLYFVEIDSSDNKFISTLVLYNINTLDHNKFIQILLNDTARDQGKWPEKSIANLAGFITIRHPRIYKKQKEELGNAAMENYEVKIANKFLRIFQS from the coding sequence TTGAGCGTCTTACCAAAAGCCATCCACATTCTTGCCAAAAAAATCGGCAAAGAATTCACCTATGATCTTTTAACATTTGAAACCAATAACAAGTTCAAAAGTATTGGCCTACTAGACAGAAAGTCCCTAGTCGTAAAATTCGATATAGGGCAACCCTTATATTTTGTTGAAATTGACAGTTCAGATAACAAATTCATTTCTACACTTGTCCTTTATAATATCAATACTCTCGATCATAATAAATTCATCCAAATCCTTTTGAATGATACCGCTAGGGATCAAGGTAAATGGCCTGAAAAATCCATTGCAAACCTGGCAGGGTTTATTACCATTAGGCACCCTAGAATATACAAAAAGCAAAAGGAAGAGCTAGGAAATGCCGCAATGGAAAATTATGAGGTTAAGATCGCCAATAAGTTTTTAAGGATATTTCAATCATGA
- a CDS encoding helix-turn-helix domain-containing protein produces the protein MAFGKTLKKLRLGAEMTQEQLVLKSGLHPTYISHLETGKKQPKLTTIFKLSKCLSIGPERLFLEML, from the coding sequence ATGGCTTTTGGTAAGACGCTCAAGAAATTGAGACTTGGAGCTGAGATGACTCAGGAGCAATTAGTGCTTAAATCGGGCTTGCATCCAACTTATATATCCCATCTTGAAACAGGTAAAAAGCAGCCTAAGCTAACAACAATATTCAAATTGTCTAAATGTCTTAGCATTGGCCCTGAAAGACTATTCTTAGAAATGCTTTAA
- the glmS gene encoding glutamine--fructose-6-phosphate transaminase (isomerizing) — protein sequence MCGIVAYLGHQEACPLIIKGLKRLEYRGYDSTGISVYNDEQLQIYKKAGKVAELEKTLKGKKIHSTIGIGHTRWATHGEPNDVNAHPHYSSNKKLSIIHNGIIENYSSLKKELEVKGYSFVSDTDTEVLITFIEDIKSHGISLESAVRQALATIEGAYAIVIMDEENPDQLIAARKGSPMVLGIGEGEFFIASDATPIVEYTDEVVYLNDEEIAVINRDEFKIIDIENIELDPYIQKVELELDEIEKGGYEHFMLKEIFEQPNSIADSMRGRLDAKNARLTLGGIREQADALAEANRIIIIACGTSWHSGLVAEYLFEEFCRIPVEVEYASEFRYRNPVINEGDVVIAISQSGETADTLAAIELAKSKGAIILGVVNVVGSSISRASHEGAYLHTGPEIGVASTKAFTGQLSVLTMIVLSVAQRKKTITESKFKELLQELESIPDKIKKVLDSNDKIEYISSLFKDAANFLYLGRGYNFPVALEGALKLKEISYIHAEGYPAAEMKHGPIALIDEEMPVVFIATRDSSYDKIVSNIQEVKARKGMVIAIVTEGDVLIPKMADHVIEVPRCDEALMPLISVIPLQLLSYHIAIMRGCNVDQPRNLAKSVTVE from the coding sequence ATGTGTGGAATTGTAGCTTATCTTGGTCATCAAGAAGCTTGCCCTTTGATTATCAAGGGACTGAAGAGATTAGAATACCGGGGCTATGACAGCACCGGTATTTCTGTTTATAACGATGAGCAACTGCAGATCTATAAGAAAGCAGGCAAAGTAGCCGAACTGGAAAAGACGCTCAAAGGAAAGAAAATCCATAGTACTATCGGGATAGGACATACGCGCTGGGCGACCCATGGTGAGCCTAATGATGTGAATGCCCATCCACACTACTCCAGTAACAAAAAGCTTTCGATCATCCATAATGGCATCATCGAGAACTATTCTTCGCTCAAAAAGGAGCTAGAAGTAAAGGGCTACTCATTCGTGAGTGATACGGATACCGAAGTGCTCATTACCTTCATCGAGGATATCAAATCGCATGGTATATCTCTGGAATCAGCTGTAAGGCAGGCTCTGGCAACTATCGAAGGCGCCTATGCGATTGTGATTATGGATGAGGAAAACCCTGATCAACTCATAGCTGCGCGTAAAGGCAGCCCCATGGTACTGGGAATCGGAGAGGGCGAATTTTTTATCGCCTCGGATGCTACGCCTATCGTGGAGTATACGGATGAAGTGGTTTACCTCAATGATGAAGAGATTGCCGTGATCAATAGAGATGAGTTTAAGATCATCGATATTGAAAACATAGAGCTAGATCCATACATTCAGAAGGTCGAGCTAGAACTGGACGAGATAGAAAAGGGAGGCTATGAGCATTTTATGCTGAAGGAAATCTTCGAGCAGCCTAACTCTATTGCTGACAGTATGCGTGGGCGTCTGGATGCCAAAAATGCTCGCTTGACCCTCGGGGGAATTCGCGAGCAGGCGGATGCATTGGCGGAGGCCAACCGGATTATCATCATAGCGTGTGGTACCAGTTGGCACTCGGGATTAGTGGCAGAGTATCTCTTTGAGGAGTTTTGTAGAATACCGGTAGAGGTCGAATATGCCTCAGAGTTTCGCTATAGAAACCCGGTGATCAACGAAGGAGATGTAGTGATCGCAATCTCTCAGTCGGGAGAGACAGCAGATACTTTGGCAGCTATAGAGCTAGCCAAGTCTAAGGGAGCTATCATACTCGGTGTGGTGAACGTGGTGGGATCTTCTATCTCGAGAGCCTCACATGAGGGAGCTTATCTACATACCGGACCAGAAATCGGTGTGGCGAGTACCAAAGCCTTTACGGGTCAGCTGTCGGTACTGACTATGATCGTACTATCTGTGGCACAGCGTAAGAAAACCATTACTGAGAGCAAGTTCAAAGAATTGCTGCAGGAGTTGGAATCAATTCCGGACAAGATCAAAAAAGTGCTAGATAGCAATGACAAGATCGAGTACATCTCTAGTCTCTTCAAAGATGCAGCGAACTTCCTGTATCTTGGTAGAGGGTATAACTTCCCAGTAGCGCTGGAGGGTGCACTGAAACTGAAGGAGATCTCCTATATACATGCAGAAGGATACCCTGCAGCAGAGATGAAGCACGGGCCGATTGCTTTGATAGATGAGGAAATGCCGGTGGTATTTATCGCTACCAGAGATAGTTCGTACGACAAGATCGTGTCTAACATCCAGGAAGTAAAAGCCCGCAAGGGAATGGTGATCGCGATCGTAACTGAGGGGGATGTGTTGATCCCTAAGATGGCTGATCACGTGATTGAAGTGCCAAGGTGCGATGAAGCACTGATGCCGTTGATCTCGGTCATACCGCTGCAGCTGCTGAGCTACCACATCGCCATCATGCGTGGTTGCAATGTCGATCAGCCTCGTAATCTAGCCAAATCAGTGACTGTTGAGTAA
- a CDS encoding DUF4270 domain-containing protein — MNLLDKNWSGLLIFTALAIFSCEDPSEVGLGLDPDGVNSGVYYEEIPLSAQNVFIDSLRTSGSSRFLVGSTVDPVFGTTSSMGLTRLSISSGVQSLPYRLDTVSTDPLVVDTIRASYVVDSAVLRLAYDYVNTNEKPVLDQTIRVQEVDDQLFSGVYYLHNFETPVLPVEEGNEFPFIPRLDSLHWVPSSFDTVKFYLNDSWKDRLFDIARQPNRSAILRDEFKGLALSGGVDNKAIVGFLASQSELKIHYHIMADTTYADSLSVSYSLSAASAKYNKISTDRTGSVIGNVIGENLQNFDTGDGYVYLQAASGIYPKIDMQPFLDFLDRPGNELIQINNLEFEISAVYQDTILNQSISSARMMFIGEQGQINIAGLQSQGVYNTGVLSDVGYLSAAQQFMEMSIDTTATKMTGVATLFGQSVENEYIKDLEYLVLMPSNLSNANRTVIPADSIKMKIFFSNPN, encoded by the coding sequence ATGAACTTGTTGGATAAAAATTGGTCTGGGTTGTTGATCTTCACAGCCCTAGCCATTTTTTCTTGTGAAGACCCGAGTGAAGTTGGTTTAGGATTAGATCCGGACGGTGTAAATTCAGGAGTTTATTATGAAGAGATTCCCCTGTCTGCCCAAAATGTATTTATTGATAGTTTAAGAACGAGTGGAAGCAGTCGTTTTCTTGTTGGTAGTACAGTAGATCCTGTTTTTGGAACTACTAGCTCCATGGGATTGACGAGATTGTCAATTTCTTCCGGAGTTCAGTCTTTGCCCTACCGACTTGATACAGTATCGACTGACCCATTGGTGGTAGATACGATCAGGGCTAGCTATGTGGTGGACTCTGCAGTTTTGAGGTTAGCCTATGACTATGTCAATACTAATGAGAAGCCTGTATTGGATCAAACCATACGTGTTCAGGAGGTGGATGATCAGCTTTTCTCTGGTGTGTATTATTTGCACAATTTTGAAACGCCAGTTTTGCCTGTTGAAGAAGGAAATGAATTTCCCTTTATTCCTAGATTGGATTCTTTGCATTGGGTTCCGTCATCTTTTGATACGGTAAAATTCTATTTGAATGATAGCTGGAAAGACAGACTTTTTGATATCGCCAGACAGCCCAATAGAAGTGCAATTCTAAGAGATGAATTCAAAGGACTTGCACTGAGTGGAGGAGTGGACAACAAGGCTATAGTTGGGTTTTTGGCTAGTCAGTCAGAACTGAAAATTCATTATCATATCATGGCAGATACGACTTATGCAGATAGCTTGAGCGTTTCTTATTCTCTATCGGCAGCATCTGCTAAATACAATAAAATATCTACTGACCGCACTGGATCAGTGATAGGCAATGTGATCGGAGAGAATTTGCAAAATTTCGATACGGGGGATGGATATGTTTATTTACAGGCAGCCTCAGGGATTTATCCTAAAATTGACATGCAACCATTTCTGGACTTTTTGGACAGACCGGGTAACGAGCTGATTCAAATCAATAATTTGGAATTTGAAATCTCAGCTGTATATCAGGACACTATTCTTAATCAAAGTATATCTTCTGCCAGAATGATGTTTATTGGTGAACAAGGACAAATCAACATAGCAGGTCTTCAATCTCAGGGCGTTTATAATACAGGGGTGTTGTCTGATGTGGGATATTTATCAGCTGCTCAGCAGTTCATGGAAATGAGCATAGACACAACAGCAACAAAAATGACTGGAGTGGCAACTTTATTTGGGCAATCCGTAGAGAATGAATATATCAAAGATTTGGAATATTTGGTTCTGATGCCGTCAAATTTGTCGAATGCCAACAGAACAGTGATTCCGGCTGATAGTATCAAAATGAAAATATTTTTCTCCAATCCAAACTAA